The following proteins are co-located in the Trichormus variabilis 0441 genome:
- the hpnH gene encoding adenosyl-hopene transferase HpnH — protein sequence MAVNLQQAIDIGKYLVTQRLLGRKRFPLVLMLEPLFRCNLACSGCGKIQHPTEILKQNLTPEQCFAAVDECGAPVVSIPGGEPLLHPQIDEIVRGLVERKKYVYLCTNGLLLEKSLDKFQPSPYLTFSVHLDGLREWHDKCVDRKGVFDIAVKAIKAAKARGFRVTTNTTIFEGCDPQEMQEFFDFLETLNTDGMMISPGYSYDWAPDQDHFLKREQTRALFREILTPYKTGKKNWNFNHNPLFLDFLVGEKDYECTPWGSPSYSVLGWQKPCYLLNEGHYTSFKQLLAETDWNKYGRASGNPKCADCMVHCGYEPTAAMDAMQPQNITRSLGSVFGR from the coding sequence GTGGCGGTTAACTTACAACAAGCGATCGATATCGGTAAGTATTTAGTTACTCAACGTCTTTTAGGACGGAAACGTTTTCCCTTGGTATTGATGTTAGAACCATTGTTTCGCTGTAATCTGGCGTGTTCTGGTTGTGGGAAAATTCAACATCCTACAGAGATATTGAAACAGAATTTGACTCCCGAACAGTGCTTCGCCGCAGTAGATGAGTGTGGCGCACCAGTGGTTTCCATTCCTGGGGGAGAACCCCTACTACATCCCCAAATAGACGAGATTGTCAGGGGATTAGTGGAACGAAAAAAGTATGTTTATTTGTGTACTAATGGCTTGTTATTGGAAAAGAGCCTAGATAAATTCCAACCATCTCCCTACTTGACTTTTAGTGTGCATTTAGATGGGTTGCGAGAGTGGCATGATAAATGTGTAGATCGAAAAGGGGTGTTTGATATTGCCGTCAAAGCCATCAAAGCTGCCAAAGCCAGAGGTTTCCGCGTCACCACCAACACGACTATTTTTGAAGGTTGTGATCCCCAGGAAATGCAGGAATTTTTCGATTTCCTAGAAACCCTCAACACTGATGGCATGATGATTTCCCCCGGTTATAGTTACGACTGGGCCCCAGATCAAGACCATTTTCTCAAACGAGAACAAACACGCGCCCTGTTTCGAGAAATCCTCACCCCCTATAAAACAGGCAAGAAAAACTGGAATTTTAACCACAACCCCTTATTCCTAGACTTTCTTGTCGGTGAGAAAGATTATGAATGCACGCCTTGGGGTAGCCCTAGTTATAGCGTTCTCGGTTGGCAAAAACCTTGTTATCTTTTGAATGAAGGACATTACACCAGCTTCAAGCAACTGCTAGCAGAAACAGACTGGAACAAATACGGCCGCGCCAGTGGTAATCCTAAGTGTGCAGATTGTATGGTTCACTGTGGCTACGAACCTACAGCCGCAATGGATGCGATGCAACCGCAAAATATTACTCGCTCTCTTGGGAGTGTATTTGGTAGATAG
- a CDS encoding DUF2237 family protein yields MAQAENVIGTELELCCSSPVTGFYRDGFCQTGAYDTGMHVVCAQVTAEFLEFTKSRGNDLSTPYPEYNFPGLQPGDRWCLCAARWQEALEAGVAPPVILTATHARALEVCSLDDLQKHALINGD; encoded by the coding sequence ATGGCACAGGCGGAAAACGTAATTGGCACAGAATTAGAACTTTGTTGTTCTTCTCCCGTAACTGGGTTTTATCGTGATGGATTTTGCCAAACGGGAGCTTACGATACTGGTATGCACGTTGTCTGCGCTCAAGTGACAGCAGAATTTTTGGAGTTTACAAAATCTCGTGGTAATGACCTGAGTACACCCTATCCTGAGTATAATTTTCCTGGTTTGCAGCCAGGCGATCGCTGGTGTTTATGTGCAGCTCGTTGGCAAGAAGCACTGGAAGCCGGAGTTGCACCACCTGTAATTCTTACAGCCACCCATGCCAGAGCATTAGAAGTCTGTTCTCTAGATGATTTGCAAAAACACGCTCTGATAAATGGGGATTAG
- a CDS encoding efflux RND transporter permease subunit, producing MVKLTSSKSARQRFNFSRWAIEYSWLTVSFWIAVAVAGALAFSSLKYALFPDITFPVVVVNATAPLKTAVDTEAKLTIPIEESLRSLEGLDNLRSSSYPGQAAVSLAFSVGTNLETSTSKVEAALKQLNLPQGASYKTIPLNLNESAAVSYAIESNSRNLADLTKLAQDQITPAIAKLPGVLKVSLLGAPTASPPLNAANDSLAALSQGAGTLVRFNGQSALAFQVIKRGNANTLEVVSRVEQEVQKLRANLPDVKLTLAATQAEYIRHATKSTIDALIEAIVLSIVVIYPFLWNWRATFISALAIPTSLLATFIVMAIFGFNLETITLLALALVIGSVIDDAILDVENIMRHIEEGESPRQAAYSATDEIGLTVVATTAAAVAVFLPIGLMGGVVGQFFKPFGITVSASYIASTLVARTLSPVLATYWLKPVTKTPQRKEANIWGKFTQFYRNLLHWSLSHRKTVVALAVLSFVAGIALIPFIPKGFIPKLDRGEFNITYTAPLPKIPDLAALQLQARQRSNITQSPVPNPQFPIPNPLNDSLEVAKKLEEVVRKYPDVETVFTTVGSREGEPNKGILYVKLKEDRKIQTAELKDQLRSNLPNLPGVTTSVEDIQFVDTGGQKPLQVALSGNDLQALNQAAKKIKERIEKIPGFADVTVTGETNTQDQVLQIERLNNQRVAYISANLGQDLSLGNATDKIVAEAQPILPAGITLNLGGDSARQSEVFGSFASTLALSALCIIVVLVLLFKSWIDPIVIGVSLPLSIVGAMLALLFTKSDFGMISLIGFVFLLGLANKNAIVLVDYINQLRQAGLSRTEAILKAGPVRLRPIIMTTISTLLGMLPIALGLGAGSELRSPMAVAIAGGLVTSTILSLIVIPVVYAILDDWFPRFAHKERN from the coding sequence ATGGTAAAGCTAACTAGCTCAAAATCGGCACGACAACGCTTCAATTTTTCCCGATGGGCAATTGAGTATTCGTGGCTGACTGTCAGTTTTTGGATTGCCGTAGCGGTAGCTGGCGCGCTGGCTTTCAGTTCCCTTAAGTATGCTTTGTTTCCAGATATTACCTTCCCGGTAGTGGTGGTAAATGCTACGGCTCCTCTAAAAACTGCCGTGGATACTGAAGCAAAGCTTACCATACCTATAGAGGAGAGTCTGCGTTCTTTAGAAGGACTAGATAACCTACGCTCATCTAGCTATCCTGGTCAGGCTGCTGTGAGTCTGGCTTTTAGTGTAGGAACAAATCTCGAAACTTCCACTAGTAAGGTCGAAGCAGCACTCAAGCAGTTAAACCTTCCTCAAGGTGCAAGTTACAAAACGATTCCTTTGAACTTGAATGAGTCTGCTGCTGTGAGTTATGCCATTGAGAGTAATTCTCGGAATTTGGCAGATTTAACAAAGTTAGCTCAAGACCAGATTACACCAGCGATCGCTAAGTTACCAGGAGTACTGAAAGTCTCGCTGTTGGGCGCTCCGACTGCCTCACCTCCCTTGAATGCTGCTAATGATAGCCTTGCGGCTCTTAGTCAAGGCGCAGGCACACTAGTCAGGTTCAATGGTCAATCAGCACTGGCATTTCAAGTAATTAAACGTGGTAACGCTAACACCTTAGAAGTTGTTAGTCGAGTTGAACAAGAAGTACAGAAACTCCGTGCTAATCTCCCAGATGTCAAACTCACCTTAGCGGCAACCCAAGCAGAGTATATCCGCCATGCTACTAAGTCAACAATAGATGCGCTCATAGAGGCGATCGTGTTGTCAATTGTGGTGATTTATCCCTTCTTATGGAATTGGCGGGCAACTTTCATCTCCGCATTGGCTATTCCTACGTCTTTGCTGGCGACATTTATCGTGATGGCAATTTTTGGCTTCAATTTAGAAACCATCACCTTACTAGCTCTAGCATTGGTCATTGGGAGTGTAATTGATGATGCCATCCTTGATGTAGAAAATATCATGCGGCACATCGAAGAAGGTGAAAGTCCGCGCCAAGCTGCTTACTCAGCGACAGATGAAATTGGCTTAACAGTTGTTGCCACTACCGCCGCCGCCGTAGCCGTATTCTTACCCATCGGTTTAATGGGTGGAGTAGTTGGACAATTCTTCAAGCCATTCGGCATCACGGTTTCGGCTTCCTATATAGCTTCTACCTTGGTTGCTCGTACCCTATCACCAGTTTTAGCTACCTATTGGCTAAAACCTGTCACAAAAACTCCTCAAAGAAAGGAAGCGAACATCTGGGGAAAATTCACCCAATTTTATCGCAACTTACTCCACTGGTCTTTAAGTCATCGTAAAACAGTCGTTGCCTTAGCCGTACTCAGTTTTGTTGCTGGTATAGCATTAATACCATTCATCCCAAAAGGCTTTATCCCCAAACTAGACAGGGGTGAATTCAACATCACCTACACCGCACCCTTGCCAAAGATCCCTGATCTGGCAGCTTTACAGCTACAAGCAAGACAAAGAAGCAATATTACCCAGTCCCCAGTTCCCAATCCCCAGTTCCCAATCCCCAACCCCCTCAACGACTCTCTAGAAGTAGCCAAAAAACTAGAAGAGGTAGTGAGAAAATATCCAGATGTGGAGACAGTGTTTACCACAGTTGGTTCTCGTGAGGGTGAGCCGAATAAAGGAATACTGTATGTGAAGCTGAAGGAAGACCGTAAAATCCAGACGGCGGAATTAAAAGACCAATTACGCTCAAATTTGCCTAATCTTCCTGGCGTAACTACTAGTGTGGAAGATATTCAATTTGTTGATACGGGTGGGCAAAAACCTCTACAAGTAGCATTAAGCGGTAACGATTTACAGGCTCTCAATCAAGCTGCTAAGAAAATTAAAGAGCGCATCGAGAAAATACCTGGATTCGCTGATGTCACAGTTACCGGTGAAACCAATACTCAGGATCAGGTTTTGCAAATTGAACGGCTGAATAATCAACGGGTAGCGTATATCAGCGCTAACTTGGGACAGGATTTATCTCTAGGTAATGCTACTGATAAGATAGTAGCGGAAGCCCAGCCCATTTTACCTGCTGGAATCACCTTAAATTTGGGAGGAGATTCGGCACGCCAAAGCGAGGTTTTTGGTAGCTTTGCTTCCACTTTGGCGTTGTCAGCACTGTGCATTATCGTCGTACTAGTTTTATTGTTCAAAAGTTGGATAGACCCAATAGTAATTGGCGTTTCCTTACCTCTGTCCATAGTGGGTGCAATGCTGGCGTTACTCTTTACCAAGAGTGACTTTGGCATGATTTCCCTGATTGGTTTTGTCTTCTTACTAGGGTTAGCAAATAAAAACGCCATTGTCCTAGTAGATTACATTAACCAACTGCGCCAAGCTGGCTTAAGCCGTACAGAGGCAATTCTCAAGGCAGGCCCGGTACGTTTGCGCCCCATCATCATGACCACCATTTCCACCCTGTTAGGAATGTTACCCATCGCCTTGGGTTTAGGTGCAGGTTCAGAATTACGATCGCCTATGGCTGTAGCGATCGCTGGTGGACTGGTAACTTCTACCATCCTCAGCTTGATTGTGATACCCGTGGTGTACGCCATTTTGGACGATTGGTTTCCCCGGTTTGCCCACAAGGAGAGAAATTAA
- the hpnA gene encoding hopanoid-associated sugar epimerase: protein MRVFVTGATGFVGANLVRLLLQQGYTVKTLVRPQSNLGNLQGLDVEIVEGDFDNQYLWRQMSGCRYLFHVAAQYSLWQKDRDLLYQNNVLGTFQVLEAAQKAGIERTVYTSSVAAIGVNPSGAIADETYQSPVDKLIGHYKKSKFLAEQEAVQAAAKGQDVVIVNPSTPIGPWDIKPTPTGDIILRFLRRQMPAYVNTGLNLIDVRDVAWGHLLALEKGKSGDRYILGHQNLSLKQLLEKLAEITGLSAPQWTVPGWLPLSVAWMEEKILAPLGKPPSVPIDGVRMAQQTMYYDASKAVKELGLPQSPVDIALKDAVNWFVSQGYVK, encoded by the coding sequence ATGCGGGTCTTTGTCACAGGGGCTACGGGTTTTGTGGGTGCCAATCTAGTGCGATTGCTGCTGCAACAGGGGTACACAGTCAAAACCCTAGTCCGTCCTCAGAGCAATCTGGGTAATTTACAGGGTTTAGATGTGGAAATTGTCGAAGGGGATTTTGATAATCAATACCTTTGGCGACAGATGTCTGGTTGTCGGTATCTGTTTCATGTCGCAGCCCAATACTCCCTGTGGCAAAAAGACCGGGATTTACTTTATCAAAACAACGTCCTCGGTACTTTTCAGGTGTTAGAAGCAGCCCAAAAAGCGGGAATTGAACGTACTGTTTACACCAGTTCTGTAGCCGCCATTGGGGTAAATCCCTCTGGTGCAATTGCCGATGAAACCTATCAAAGCCCGGTAGATAAGCTAATTGGACATTACAAAAAATCCAAGTTTTTAGCAGAACAGGAAGCCGTACAGGCCGCAGCCAAGGGACAAGATGTGGTCATCGTTAACCCCAGCACCCCCATCGGCCCTTGGGATATCAAACCCACACCCACCGGCGACATTATTCTCCGGTTCCTGCGGCGACAAATGCCCGCCTATGTCAATACCGGGCTGAATTTAATCGATGTGCGGGACGTAGCTTGGGGACATTTACTGGCCTTGGAAAAAGGGAAAAGTGGCGATCGCTATATCTTAGGACATCAGAACCTCAGCCTCAAGCAACTACTGGAGAAACTGGCAGAAATCACAGGTTTATCCGCACCCCAATGGACTGTCCCAGGCTGGTTACCCCTAAGCGTCGCCTGGATGGAAGAAAAGATCCTCGCACCTTTGGGAAAACCTCCTTCAGTCCCTATAGATGGTGTCCGTATGGCTCAACAAACCATGTACTACGATGCCTCAAAAGCCGTCAAAGAATTAGGTTTACCCCAATCTCCAGTCGATATTGCCCTGAAAGATGCGGTGAATTGGTTTGTTTCCCAAGGTTACGTCAAGTGA
- a CDS encoding GAF domain-containing protein, translating to MLIKNQMGQPHKSIAAEQPILALGRVLQILREEDDVDVLIETTINYIHREFNYKLIWIASYDRLKHTLFGKGGIAPGSDINFLRRRLVLQPGDLLEQVVIQQSPLGVADIRNEKRAGEWREVGTKFNIQGTIMLPMRHKNSCMGLLLLGSERWGYLLPEDAKARLMMVLGELAASLYQQEISLQQKQVKRPDEPLLQLLENIRNLNNLEERLKAVVEATHSFVSPSRTNIYWFERQGRYFWCRMGDQLVNIGRETNREQSAAGMTVQDLSDLYYALSVNKIIWIGDARSSLEGQFTAKLLQRLRVRSLLAAPIIWQKDLLGFLAVEGYEPRIWTEADKNFVQGAAGFLSLVAPNDKIENIIKQIQEDSQLTSEVAQSIYTYQDWKETLRVCAAKVLHRFNATRFLLLHYDPDQNNYQVIYQTQPHHRRPLSCSFGLLSQTDRQMLKTANATVAVENVEADLRFFNWRPLLLEHGARSLLICNCTQDPKAEVLLVVTHTSHRSWTNLERELLWVVSQQIGVVVKQWRLQKNNEQQQQVLQSIQECLQIVDGTESENSETEKNHLECAALRQMASVFNCPLALLLSWSHGESTAEIIPGVIPDNRFEVEVSAKLSIQYEAVIQWALVENSYLNVSVDHLPPETRQWLHGEGIGQVLLMALRTGVDHQPTGVVLLADHRERHWPQHRLDAGKILIDQLAWLRRQQQISQRLESTTQELRQLNWYKHRRLESVQRTTTNLLKQMYDLGVPTNDMAHTRYQVLLKQLDHTFTSITSMVKLEQWQLHINWETMPIASLLKRSLERIDKLVQEQKLWIGVHGLAQAQTEKEVTNSGALLKGVSTPANLSTMAIAGDIVKFELVLYELLLAACHRSPNSSRIDIWCRHIDKQFLEVSITDNGKIPAELLTEIQQKTHNDILAFCNFAQSPNLNLLICQQLIQQLGGELDIYQSTDNRVVSRLVLPLAEISS from the coding sequence ATGTTGATCAAAAATCAGATGGGGCAGCCACATAAATCAATAGCCGCCGAACAACCAATTCTTGCCTTAGGACGTGTTCTGCAAATCCTCAGGGAGGAAGATGATGTTGATGTTCTGATTGAAACTACTATTAATTACATTCACCGTGAGTTTAACTACAAGCTGATTTGGATTGCTAGTTACGATCGCCTGAAACACACTTTATTTGGTAAAGGGGGTATCGCGCCTGGTAGCGACATTAACTTTTTACGTAGACGGCTGGTTCTACAACCAGGGGATTTATTAGAACAGGTAGTAATTCAACAGTCTCCCTTAGGGGTTGCAGATATCCGCAACGAAAAACGGGCTGGAGAATGGCGAGAAGTTGGCACAAAATTTAATATCCAAGGAACAATCATGCTACCCATGCGTCATAAAAACAGCTGCATGGGATTGCTGTTACTCGGTTCAGAACGTTGGGGTTATTTGCTACCAGAAGATGCTAAAGCTCGTCTGATGATGGTTTTAGGTGAACTAGCAGCCAGTCTCTATCAACAGGAAATAAGTTTGCAACAAAAGCAAGTCAAGCGTCCTGATGAGCCATTATTACAACTACTAGAAAATATCCGTAATCTGAATAATTTAGAGGAAAGGCTAAAGGCGGTAGTAGAAGCTACCCATAGTTTCGTTTCCCCCAGTCGTACAAATATTTACTGGTTTGAAAGGCAAGGACGCTATTTTTGGTGTCGGATGGGCGATCAATTAGTCAATATTGGTCGGGAAACTAACCGTGAACAGTCAGCCGCAGGGATGACGGTGCAAGACTTAAGTGATTTATATTATGCTTTATCGGTTAATAAAATTATTTGGATTGGTGATGCTCGCAGTTCCTTAGAAGGCCAGTTTACAGCTAAACTGTTGCAACGTCTGCGGGTGCGATCGCTCTTAGCAGCCCCGATTATTTGGCAGAAAGACCTGTTGGGATTTCTGGCGGTAGAAGGTTATGAACCACGCATCTGGACGGAAGCTGATAAAAATTTTGTTCAAGGTGCGGCGGGGTTTCTATCACTGGTAGCACCTAACGACAAAATAGAAAATATTATTAAACAAATTCAAGAAGATTCCCAGTTAACTAGTGAAGTGGCTCAAAGTATCTACACTTACCAAGACTGGAAGGAAACTTTACGGGTTTGTGCTGCTAAAGTATTACATCGCTTTAATGCTACTCGTTTTTTACTCTTACATTACGACCCTGACCAGAATAATTATCAAGTTATTTATCAAACTCAGCCCCACCATCGCCGTCCTCTAAGCTGTAGCTTCGGTTTATTGTCGCAGACTGATAGACAGATGTTGAAAACTGCAAATGCTACAGTGGCAGTAGAAAATGTAGAAGCAGATTTACGGTTTTTTAACTGGCGGCCTCTTTTATTAGAGCATGGCGCGCGATCGCTGTTAATTTGCAATTGCACTCAAGATCCGAAAGCAGAAGTATTATTAGTTGTCACCCACACCAGCCATCGCAGTTGGACGAACCTAGAGAGGGAACTGCTGTGGGTTGTGAGTCAACAAATAGGGGTAGTTGTCAAACAGTGGCGACTACAAAAGAATAACGAACAACAGCAACAAGTTCTCCAGAGTATCCAAGAATGTCTACAGATTGTAGACGGAACTGAGAGCGAAAACAGCGAAACTGAAAAAAATCATTTGGAATGTGCAGCACTTAGGCAAATGGCCTCTGTGTTTAACTGCCCTTTGGCACTGTTATTATCTTGGTCACATGGCGAGTCTACAGCAGAAATTATCCCTGGGGTAATTCCCGATAATCGATTTGAAGTTGAGGTATCAGCCAAACTTTCCATTCAATATGAAGCTGTAATTCAATGGGCGCTGGTGGAAAATAGTTACTTAAATGTCAGTGTAGATCATTTACCTCCAGAAACACGCCAATGGTTACATGGTGAGGGGATTGGACAAGTTTTATTAATGGCTTTACGAACTGGAGTTGATCACCAACCTACGGGAGTTGTATTGTTGGCAGACCATCGAGAACGCCACTGGCCACAACATCGTCTTGATGCTGGCAAAATTTTAATTGATCAGCTTGCTTGGTTGCGTCGTCAACAACAAATTAGTCAGCGTCTAGAGTCTACAACCCAGGAGTTGCGCCAACTCAATTGGTACAAACATCGTCGTTTGGAAAGCGTCCAGCGCACGACTACAAACTTACTGAAACAAATGTATGATCTGGGCGTTCCTACAAATGATATGGCACATACACGGTATCAAGTTTTACTGAAACAGTTAGACCATACATTTACTTCCATCACCTCAATGGTCAAACTGGAACAATGGCAGTTACATATAAACTGGGAAACTATGCCCATAGCCAGTTTACTCAAGCGATCGCTCGAACGCATAGATAAATTAGTTCAAGAACAAAAGTTGTGGATTGGTGTCCACGGTTTGGCACAAGCCCAAACAGAAAAGGAAGTAACCAATAGTGGTGCATTACTCAAAGGCGTTTCCACCCCAGCGAATCTATCAACAATGGCGATCGCTGGCGATATTGTAAAATTTGAACTAGTCCTTTACGAATTATTGCTCGCCGCCTGTCATCGTTCTCCTAACAGCAGCAGAATAGATATTTGGTGTCGTCATATAGATAAGCAATTTTTAGAAGTATCAATTACAGATAACGGTAAAATTCCAGCAGAATTACTCACAGAGATACAACAGAAAACTCACAACGATATTCTGGCCTTCTGCAATTTTGCTCAATCGCCCAATTTAAATTTGTTAATTTGCCAACAACTAATACAGCAACTAGGCGGGGAATTGGATATCTATCAATCAACTGATAATCGAGTCGTTAGCCGCTTAGTGCTGCCATTGGCTGAAATTAGTTCGTAA
- a CDS encoding quinone-dependent dihydroorotate dehydrogenase, with protein sequence MDIYKFAVRPLLFDLVKADPEWLHQQTMRSLSWLSHTSDRTSTKWVQNILQKSLCIEDSRLEQNLFGLRFPNPVGLAAGFDKDGVAARIWSSLGFGFAELGTVTFVAQPGNPPPRLFRLPLDQAALNRMGFNNHGAAVMATRLADEKGLFSIPIGINLGKSKVTPLEAAAEDYLNSFRLLKELGDYFVVNVSSPNTPGLRSLQDASMLSSILDVLQKENQSHKPIFVKIAPDLEWEAIADIIGLAKTYQLAGIIATNTTIRRDGLKTQVIEQTGKAPQEEAGGISGAPVRDRSTEIIRFIWQQTQGEIPIIGVGGIFTPEDAWAKITAGASLIQVYTGWIYQGPMMVSQILTGLLAKLEEHELNSISEAIGLEFKS encoded by the coding sequence ATGGATATATATAAATTTGCAGTTCGTCCACTTTTATTTGATTTGGTGAAGGCTGATCCGGAGTGGTTGCATCAGCAAACAATGAGGAGTTTGAGTTGGCTGTCACACACAAGCGATCGCACAAGTACTAAGTGGGTGCAAAATATCTTACAAAAGTCACTGTGTATAGAAGATTCTCGGCTGGAGCAGAATTTGTTTGGCTTAAGGTTTCCCAATCCTGTGGGTTTGGCTGCTGGCTTTGATAAGGATGGTGTAGCAGCTAGGATTTGGTCTAGTTTGGGTTTTGGCTTTGCGGAACTAGGAACAGTCACATTTGTCGCACAACCCGGTAATCCTCCCCCGCGTCTGTTTCGCCTGCCGTTGGATCAAGCGGCTCTTAACCGCATGGGCTTTAATAATCATGGTGCGGCGGTGATGGCTACACGCTTGGCTGATGAAAAAGGACTGTTTTCTATCCCTATAGGTATTAATTTAGGTAAATCTAAGGTGACACCCTTAGAAGCAGCCGCCGAAGATTATTTAAATAGTTTTCGCTTACTCAAGGAATTGGGTGACTATTTTGTAGTTAATGTGTCTTCTCCCAATACTCCGGGTTTGCGATCGCTCCAAGATGCCTCGATGCTCAGTTCTATCTTGGATGTTTTACAAAAAGAAAATCAATCACATAAACCAATATTTGTCAAGATAGCGCCGGATTTAGAATGGGAAGCGATCGCTGACATTATTGGATTAGCTAAAACCTACCAATTAGCAGGGATTATCGCTACTAACACCACAATTCGCCGTGATGGACTGAAAACTCAAGTGATTGAGCAAACAGGCAAAGCACCCCAAGAAGAAGCTGGCGGAATTAGCGGTGCGCCAGTGCGCGATCGCTCCACGGAAATCATTCGTTTTATTTGGCAGCAAACCCAGGGAGAAATCCCCATCATTGGAGTTGGGGGCATATTTACCCCTGAAGATGCTTGGGCAAAAATTACTGCTGGAGCCAGCCTGATTCAAGTTTATACGGGCTGGATTTACCAAGGGCCAATGATGGTGAGCCAGATTTTAACTGGGTTGCTGGCCAAGTTAGAAGAACATGAATTAAATTCCATCAGCGAAGCTATAGGCTTAGAATTTAAAAGTTAA
- a CDS encoding PadR family transcriptional regulator — protein MQKSGLMDGREFYSSLIRLHILHHAVQEPVFGLGIIEELARHGYKLSAGTLYPMLHDMERKGYLYSVEEKAGRQSRRLYQATDLGKITLENAKEKVRELFGELLED, from the coding sequence TTGCAAAAGTCTGGCTTAATGGATGGACGAGAGTTTTATTCAAGTTTAATTAGGCTTCATATTCTGCATCATGCAGTTCAGGAGCCAGTTTTTGGGCTAGGTATTATTGAAGAACTGGCACGCCACGGTTATAAACTCAGCGCTGGCACACTGTACCCGATGCTACACGATATGGAACGTAAGGGATATTTATATTCTGTTGAGGAGAAAGCCGGGCGGCAAAGTCGTAGACTCTACCAAGCCACGGACTTAGGTAAAATCACTCTAGAGAATGCCAAAGAAAAGGTACGGGAATTATTTGGGGAATTGTTGGAGGATTAA
- the ssuE gene encoding NADPH-dependent FMN reductase, with protein sequence MARILAIAGSPSHPSRTYGILEHTAKLLQEEGLHVDILSVRDLPAEDLVFGKYDSPALEQPKDLLAKADGVIIATPIYKAAYTGVLKAFLDLLPQKSLTGKVVLPIATGGTIAHLLSVEYALKPILGELGARHILATVYAVDKQIERQTDGSVQLDAEIDQRLKEVLKDLVKSVKHSAIATQELVNAN encoded by the coding sequence ATGGCTCGTATTCTAGCGATCGCAGGTAGTCCTTCTCATCCATCCAGAACTTACGGAATTCTGGAACATACTGCCAAGCTGTTACAAGAAGAAGGTTTGCACGTAGACATTCTTTCCGTACGTGATTTACCTGCGGAAGATTTGGTATTTGGTAAATATGACAGCCCAGCGCTAGAACAACCAAAAGACCTATTAGCAAAAGCAGATGGCGTTATTATTGCCACTCCCATCTACAAAGCTGCTTACACAGGCGTACTAAAAGCATTTTTAGACTTGCTACCACAGAAATCATTGACAGGAAAAGTAGTTTTACCAATTGCTACCGGTGGAACTATCGCTCATTTATTGTCAGTAGAATATGCTTTAAAACCCATATTGGGTGAACTAGGAGCCAGACATATTTTAGCTACCGTTTACGCTGTGGACAAACAAATTGAACGTCAAACCGATGGTAGCGTGCAACTTGATGCAGAAATTGATCAAAGACTTAAAGAAGTTCTCAAAGATTTAGTTAAATCTGTCAAACATTCTGCCATCGCTACTCAAGAATTAGTTAATGCCAATTAA
- a CDS encoding DUF7219 family protein, producing MNPQSDVLLELCDFLYPRSPYYGQFKPEYLAFNANLQEFSQRVNYICNLQTGGKITPEEAYKQIHLLWKQLKHAKKSIEVV from the coding sequence ATGAACCCACAGTCTGATGTTCTCTTGGAACTGTGCGATTTTCTCTATCCTCGTAGTCCATACTATGGGCAGTTCAAGCCAGAGTATTTGGCATTTAATGCAAACTTACAAGAATTTTCCCAACGAGTAAATTACATTTGCAACTTGCAAACTGGCGGCAAAATTACTCCAGAAGAAGCCTATAAACAAATACATCTGCTTTGGAAGCAGTTAAAACACGCCAAAAAGTCAATAGAAGTTGTTTAA
- a CDS encoding MgtC/SapB family protein — translation MYLTASDWPHIAFRLTMALLVGCLIGFNRQKGGRPAGMRTFMLVSMGAALFVMIPLQAEGDSPYAATNALSRTIQGVTTGVGFLGAGLILQDSPGKTTVPKVRNLTTAACVWTAAGLGAAIGCGLWQMGLIGGLLTLITLSGVKRINRTVKLNKSEARQVNYGTMINDSDDSDDDD, via the coding sequence ATGTATTTGACCGCTAGTGATTGGCCACACATAGCATTCAGGCTGACAATGGCACTTTTAGTTGGTTGTTTGATTGGATTTAACCGTCAAAAAGGGGGTAGACCAGCCGGAATGAGAACATTTATGTTAGTGAGTATGGGGGCGGCGCTTTTTGTGATGATTCCTCTACAAGCCGAGGGCGACAGCCCTTATGCAGCGACTAATGCTTTGAGTCGCACAATTCAAGGTGTCACAACTGGAGTTGGGTTTCTAGGAGCGGGATTGATTCTCCAAGATTCACCCGGTAAAACTACAGTTCCTAAAGTACGTAATTTAACAACAGCAGCTTGTGTATGGACTGCGGCAGGTTTGGGAGCAGCAATTGGTTGCGGCTTGTGGCAAATGGGATTAATTGGAGGGCTGTTAACTTTGATCACTCTGAGTGGAGTTAAACGCATCAATCGCACAGTCAAGCTGAATAAAAGTGAAGCAAGACAGGTGAATTATGGAACGATGATTAATGACTCTGATGATTCTGATGATGATGACTAA